In a single window of the Raphanus sativus cultivar WK10039 chromosome 9, ASM80110v3, whole genome shotgun sequence genome:
- the LOC108824856 gene encoding uncharacterized protein LOC108824856 — translation MVGSYSLIPPYLALLQALIEGTTCFLESYGSMRKVVVVDGTSLKGKFGGCFLSASAQGLVFISDRHASINTGLRKVYNHAHHVACVVHLWRNIKAIFKKNRFANLMSAVVRAFTVTEFNQKFIEIQKINPACAKYLVDIGFGQWTRSYFKGMRYNIIDSNIAESWNGVIKEAREYPLITMFEYIHTTVMGWLALRRAKANRETGTLTPNVRKLVEEDFDLSTGLSVRDIGDLEFQVQDNTEECFTVLLGPDNCSCIEYDEISIPCIHALAAATRIGFPSDALVAPTYYVPTWRQAFVGKIYSVLAVGGLEI, via the exons ATGGTAGGAAGCTACTCACTTATACCCCCATATTTGGCTCTACTTCAGGCTTTAATTGAAGGAACCACATGCTTCTTGGAGA GCTATGGGTCTATGCGGAAAGTGGTGGTTGTTGATGGAACTTCCTTAAAAGGGAAGTTTGGTGGCTGTTTCCTATCTGCATCAGCACAAg GATTGGTTTTCATCTCAGATCGACATGCCAGCATAAACACTGGGTTGAGGAAG GTTTACAATCACGCTCATCATGTCGCATGTGTTGTCCACCTATGGCGCAATATAAAGGctatatttaagaaaaacagGTTCGCAAACCTTATGTCTGCTGTTGTAAGGGCTTTCACTGTAACCGAGTTTAATCAAAAGTTTATTGAGATTCAGAAAATCAACCCTGCATGTGCTAAATATTTGGTAGACATAG GTTTTGGCCAATGGACTAGATCTTATTTCAAAGGAATGCGGTACAACATCATTGATTCCAACATAGCTGAATCTTGGAATGGTGTGATTAAGGAAGCTAGAGAATATCCACTAATCACAATGTTTGAATACATACACACAACTGTAATGGGCTGGTTGGCATTGCGTAGAGCCAAAGCAAATAGAGAGACAGGAACCCTGACACCCAATGTCCGCAAATTGGTTGAGGAGGACTTTGATCTTTCAACAGGGTTGTCTGTACGTGATATTGGTGACTTGGAGTTTCAAGTTCAGGACAACACAGAGGAGTGCTTCACCGTATTATTAGGACCTGACAACTGCAGCTGTATAGAATATGACGAGATCAGCATTCCATGTATACATGCTTTAGCTGCGGCAACAAGGATTGGCTTTCCTTCTGATGCATTGGTCGCGCCGACATATTATGTGCCAACATGGAGACAGGCATTTGTTGGAAAAATATATTCGGTCCTAGCAGTTGGAGGGTTAGAAATATGA